In Caldisericota bacterium, one DNA window encodes the following:
- the mtnA gene encoding S-methyl-5-thioribose-1-phosphate isomerase, with protein MVSLKFKGETLYILDQRKLPFEFVNMPCKTKEDIWEAINKMMIRGAPAIGVTAAYGMYLGAKDLKEEKFFQKLNKIKKYLDSARPTAVNLKWATERIYQVAEKNKGKTVNTIKRLILKEAKILEKEDSKQNLNIGKYGSTLFSHNDIIMTICNTGALATVAHGTAFSVIRRSFEKYKNISVIALETRPYLQGARLTALELKEAKIPFHLITDNMSGFMMAKNLVNGIVVGADRIASNGDTANKIGTYTLAVLARYHKIPFYVVAPTSTIDPNISGGADIPIEERNPDEVTHCGGKRIAPEKIKVYNPAFDVTPNKFIDAIVTEKGILRKPFRESIKRILK; from the coding sequence TTGGTTTCTTTAAAATTCAAAGGGGAGACACTTTATATATTAGACCAGAGGAAGCTCCCCTTTGAATTTGTAAATATGCCCTGCAAGACCAAAGAGGATATCTGGGAAGCAATTAACAAAATGATGATAAGAGGAGCACCAGCAATAGGAGTAACCGCTGCCTACGGTATGTATTTAGGTGCCAAAGACCTTAAGGAAGAAAAATTCTTTCAAAAATTAAATAAAATTAAAAAATATCTTGACAGCGCACGGCCAACTGCAGTAAATCTCAAATGGGCAACAGAAAGAATATATCAAGTCGCTGAAAAAAATAAAGGCAAAACAGTAAACACAATTAAACGCCTCATTCTTAAGGAAGCAAAAATACTGGAAAAAGAAGACTCAAAGCAAAATCTCAATATAGGCAAATATGGCTCGACTCTTTTTAGTCATAATGATATCATTATGACCATCTGTAATACAGGCGCACTTGCAACTGTTGCGCATGGCACAGCATTCTCAGTAATAAGAAGATCGTTTGAAAAGTACAAAAACATTAGCGTAATTGCTCTGGAAACACGCCCGTATCTTCAAGGAGCAAGACTTACTGCACTAGAGCTCAAAGAAGCAAAGATACCCTTTCATCTTATTACCGACAATATGAGTGGATTTATGATGGCAAAAAATTTAGTAAACGGTATTGTAGTAGGAGCAGATAGAATTGCCAGTAATGGTGATACTGCAAATAAAATCGGGACATATACGCTTGCTGTCCTTGCCAGGTACCATAAAATTCCATTTTACGTAGTTGCGCCAACATCGACAATCGACCCTAATATATCAGGTGGTGCTGATATCCCCATTGAAGAAAGAAATCCGGACGAAGTTACACATTGCGGAGGAAAAAGAATCGCACCTGAGAAAATTAAAGTATACAACCCCGCCTTCGATGTAACCCCAAACAAATTCATCGATGCAATCGTAACGGAAAAAGGAATACTACGAAAACCGTTCAGAGAATCAATAAAAAGAATTTTAAAATAA
- the rpmB gene encoding 50S ribosomal protein L28 produces MSRKCEICGKGPMVGNSISHSHRKTKRRTLPNLHKAKVLINGKIKTAWVCTDCLKKHKIV; encoded by the coding sequence ATGAGTAGAAAATGTGAAATATGTGGAAAAGGCCCAATGGTTGGAAATAGCATAAGCCATTCGCACAGAAAAACCAAGAGGAGAACTCTTCCAAACCTACATAAGGCAAAAGTTCTTATAAACGGGAAAATTAAAACTGCCTGGGTATGCACAGATTGCCTAAAAAAACATAAAATCGTCTGA
- a CDS encoding Asp23/Gls24 family envelope stress response protein, with product MKKIIVSENALAKLAALTAMQCYGVVGLVPASIGERFLSLLGGDKLGRGIDVKIKGRKVSFTIYVVLQSGVKVSEVANIIVHQVSYKLEKLTGLKDIDVNVVIKGVKREA from the coding sequence ATGAAAAAAATAATCGTTTCAGAAAATGCATTAGCGAAGCTTGCAGCTTTAACCGCAATGCAATGTTATGGCGTAGTGGGACTTGTTCCTGCGAGTATTGGAGAACGGTTTCTTTCTCTTTTGGGCGGCGATAAACTTGGCCGAGGCATAGATGTAAAAATAAAAGGCAGAAAGGTATCTTTTACGATATATGTTGTTTTGCAAAGCGGCGTAAAAGTTTCTGAAGTGGCTAACATCATTGTTCATCAGGTGTCATATAAACTGGAAAAACTTACAGGTCTGAAAGATATTGATGTAAACGTGGTTATAAAAGGTGTGAAAAGGGAGGCATAA